The following proteins are encoded in a genomic region of Necator americanus strain Aroian chromosome II, whole genome shotgun sequence:
- a CDS encoding hypothetical protein (NECATOR_CHRII.G8181.T1) — translation MLFFVPFILIPITTKSAFSIPSFPQPTQENSIVEQNENPVTVDVVGESECPDTTRFIANQLLPAFKKFRTRLQINYHPYGPFRRTRCYQKNNGTVACACQHGREECRKNALQACVIDALPNAVDYLDIVACIQGPFGFSYAFFKCIANSAVSGQLDQNRMFQCANSDEGRLLMAKHGRESLNFGANINWVPWIAVNGLRIPAAEKHFEAVLCNQYFDPRPPECQSLRS, via the exons ATGCTATTCTTCGTCCCGTTTATCCTCATTCCTATAACTACAAAGAGTGCATTCTCTATACCAAGCTTTCCCCAACCGACACAAGAGAATTCGATCGTTGAGCAGAACGAAAATCCGGTGACTGTGGATGTAGTCGGTGAATCAGAGTGTCCGGATACCACTCG ATTCATCGCAAATCAGCTATTGCCAGCCTTTAAGAAATTCCGCACTCGCCTTCAGATTAACTACCATCCTTATGGGCCTTTCCGGCGTACACGTTGCTACCAGAAGAACAATGGAACAGTGGC GTGTGCGTGCCAACATGGACGAGAAGAATGCCGAAAAAATGCGCTACAAGCTTGTGTAATTGATGCCTTACCTAATGCAGTAGATTATCTGGATATCG TGGCTTGTATCCAAGGTCCGTTCGGATTCAGTTAcgcattttttaaatgcattGCAAATTCTGCAGTTTCTGGACAACTCGATCAAAATAG AATGTTTCAATGTGCAAACAGTGATGAAGGTAGACTGTTGATGGCTAAACATGGTAGAGAATCGCTCAACTTTGGTGCAAACATAAACTGG GTGCCTTGGATCGCTGTAAATGGGTTACGGATTCCTGCAGCTGAAAAACATTTCGAGGCTGTCTTATGCAACCAATACTTTGATCCGCGACCTCCAGAATGCCAAAGCCTAAGATCCTAG
- a CDS encoding hypothetical protein (NECATOR_CHRII.G8181.T2), whose product MEDAILRPQNENPVTVDVVGESECPDTTRFIANQLLPAFKKFRTRLQINYHPYGPFRRTRCYQKNNGTVACACQHGREECRKNALQACVIDALPNAVDYLDIVACIQGPFGFSYAFFKCIANSAVSGQLDQNRMFQCANSDEGRLLMAKHGRESLNFGANINWVPWIAVNGLRIPAAEKHFEAVLCNQYFDPRPPECQSLRS is encoded by the exons ATGGAAG ATGCTATTCTTCGTCCC CAGAACGAAAATCCGGTGACTGTGGATGTAGTCGGTGAATCAGAGTGTCCGGATACCACTCG ATTCATCGCAAATCAGCTATTGCCAGCCTTTAAGAAATTCCGCACTCGCCTTCAGATTAACTACCATCCTTATGGGCCTTTCCGGCGTACACGTTGCTACCAGAAGAACAATGGAACAGTGGC GTGTGCGTGCCAACATGGACGAGAAGAATGCCGAAAAAATGCGCTACAAGCTTGTGTAATTGATGCCTTACCTAATGCAGTAGATTATCTGGATATCG TGGCTTGTATCCAAGGTCCGTTCGGATTCAGTTAcgcattttttaaatgcattGCAAATTCTGCAGTTTCTGGACAACTCGATCAAAATAG AATGTTTCAATGTGCAAACAGTGATGAAGGTAGACTGTTGATGGCTAAACATGGTAGAGAATCGCTCAACTTTGGTGCAAACATAAACTGG GTGCCTTGGATCGCTGTAAATGGGTTACGGATTCCTGCAGCTGAAAAACATTTCGAGGCTGTCTTATGCAACCAATACTTTGATCCGCGACCTCCAGAATGCCAAAGCCTAAGATCCTAG
- a CDS encoding hypothetical protein (NECATOR_CHRII.G8182.T1): MPDPFVKGEIHEKKVMLSVWWGVHGIYRFELLPDNTTDTAEVYCAQLQRLADKIRKEHPKLDNVRLLHDNARPHIAKKTSQKILELGWPVLPYSPDLAPIDYHIFRSLQHHREEERYDDHNHLENDLRAFFASKLPEFYVKEIRNLVRPWQKVVNIEGDHFVE; encoded by the coding sequence atgccggatcctttcgtgaaaggtgaaatccatgagaagaaggtcatgctgagcgtctggtggggggttcatggaatctaccgtttcgaactgctgccggacaacacgacagatactgccgaggtctactgcgctcaactgcaaagactggccgacaagatccgtaaagagcacccgaagctcgacaacgttcgcctgctgcacgataacgcgcgccctcacatcgctaagaagacttcccagaaaattctggagctcggatggcCAGTTCTaccgtacagcccggacctggcCCCGATCGACTACCAcatcttccgatcgcttcagcatcaccggGAAGAggagcgctacgatgatcataaccacctcgaaaatgaccttagggctttcttcgcctccaaatTGCCGGAGTTCTACGTCAAAGAAATCCGTAATCTTGTGAGAccttggcagaaggttgtcaaTATTGAAGGAGATCATTttgtcgaataa
- a CDS encoding hypothetical protein (NECATOR_CHRII.G8183.T1) produces MMAEHSTHIRHVLLYEFESGHPAAEAHRNLCQVFATIGTGTPSERSVRAWFQRFKAGNKKLEDEPCSGRPTAISYDELKNLAEQHPYEGVRYFAASPGCSLSTVSNGLRSLGMVKKLGQWLPHALSERRLDICTQLLQKPQIRLAGHHCHWR; encoded by the coding sequence atgatggccgaacattccacccatattcgacacgtactcctttacgagttcgaatctggccaccccgctgctgaagcccatcgaaacttatgTCAAGTATTTGCCACTATCGGTACTGGAaccccttctgagcggtctgtgcgcgcctggttccagcgcttcaaagccggaaacaagaaactcgaagatgagccttgctctggtcgaccgactgcaatatcgtacgacgaactgaagaatctggcggagcagcatccatatgaaggtgtgcggtattttgctgccagtcctggttgttcgctgtccaccgtgagcaatggactgcgatctctcggaatggtgaaaaagctcggtcagtggctcccacatgcattgagcgaaaGACGCTTGGACATCTGTACTCAGCTgctccagaagccgcagattcgactggctggacaccattgtcactggagatga
- a CDS encoding hypothetical protein (NECATOR_CHRII.G8184.T2) → MEVVEEDPELKNLILHSETTQEDISSERQTPILQQIIELQNDQVGDLAVDKTQDDISVSECRTPPFSPPSKSAAQHNTMSIPKISDFAVFGQKLLKSIANAPILQRPKKQSKESIVEVKTQPSAATQTEVSPMRIPSPIPNKTVSPEKLATANDISIRQECSPKVPLAFAIMAGEVSVEIPELDEYGYPHLKAVREDDDDDSDSDDSD, encoded by the exons ATGGAAGTAGTCGAAGAGGATCCTGAACTaaaaaatctgattttacATTCAGAGACCACACAG GAAGATATTTCTTCTGAACGTCAAACACCTATTCTTCAACAA ATTATAGAACTACAGAATGATCAAGTAGGGGACCTCGCAGTAGATAAAACACAG GACGACATTTCTGTATCAGAATGCAGGACGCCTCCATTTTCTCCTCCATCAAAGTCCGCTGCTCAACATAACACCATGTCAATTCCTAAGATCTCAGATTTCGCAGTATTTGGTCAG AAACTCTTAAAAAGCATTGCTAATGCACCCATACTACAACGTCCAAAAAAGCAGTCCAAGGAAAGTATTGTAGAAGTAAAG ACTCAACCATCAGCAGCCACTCAAACAGAAGTATCACCGATGCGGATACCAAGTCCAATTCCCAATAAAACGGTATCGCCAGAG AAACTCGCCACAGCAAACGACATATCTATACGACAG GAATGTTCGCCTAAAGTTCCTTTAGCCTTTGCTATAATGGcaggtgaagtatccgtaGAAATTCCAGAG TTAGATGAATACGGTTATCCTCACCTGAAGGCCGTAAGAGAAGACGATGATGACGATTCCGATTCCGATGACTCTGATTGA
- a CDS encoding hypothetical protein (NECATOR_CHRII.G8184.T1) has product MSLEKFDDYGSTDQSKERPSTYAYDHTILSMSIDYTTGAANYTKFDMEVVEEDPELKNLILHSETTQEDISSERQTPILQQIIELQNDQVGDLAVDKTQDDISVSECRTPPFSPPSKSAAQHNTMSIPKISDFAVFGQKLLKSIANAPILQRPKKQSKESIVEVKTQPSAATQTEVSPMRIPSPIPNKTVSPEKLATANDISIRQECSPKVPLAFAIMAGEVSVEIPELDEYGYPHLKAVREDDDDDSDSDDSD; this is encoded by the exons ATGAGCTTGGAAAAATTTGACGACTATGGCTCGACTGACCAAAGCAAAGAAAGACCATCAACATATGCTTATGACCACACCATTTTATCAATGAGTATTGATT ATACAACTGGAGCAGCAAATTATACAAAGTTCGATATGGAAGTAGTCGAAGAGGATCCTGAACTaaaaaatctgattttacATTCAGAGACCACACAG GAAGATATTTCTTCTGAACGTCAAACACCTATTCTTCAACAA ATTATAGAACTACAGAATGATCAAGTAGGGGACCTCGCAGTAGATAAAACACAG GACGACATTTCTGTATCAGAATGCAGGACGCCTCCATTTTCTCCTCCATCAAAGTCCGCTGCTCAACATAACACCATGTCAATTCCTAAGATCTCAGATTTCGCAGTATTTGGTCAG AAACTCTTAAAAAGCATTGCTAATGCACCCATACTACAACGTCCAAAAAAGCAGTCCAAGGAAAGTATTGTAGAAGTAAAG ACTCAACCATCAGCAGCCACTCAAACAGAAGTATCACCGATGCGGATACCAAGTCCAATTCCCAATAAAACGGTATCGCCAGAG AAACTCGCCACAGCAAACGACATATCTATACGACAG GAATGTTCGCCTAAAGTTCCTTTAGCCTTTGCTATAATGGcaggtgaagtatccgtaGAAATTCCAGAG TTAGATGAATACGGTTATCCTCACCTGAAGGCCGTAAGAGAAGACGATGATGACGATTCCGATTCCGATGACTCTGATTGA
- a CDS encoding hypothetical protein (NECATOR_CHRII.G8185.T2), whose amino-acid sequence MTGGSSITGDRYVCSAYNQYSLIKCARFRLSYVGQARQDTVQSRLNVDPLRSTMHPIYNLTAVGLRSDFPYVNLNSRCIRIDCPYPGAEVEFLQMVLRLSNATATLIPREMSTDEMINMLGNGTADITIFSLIQKPERMKKVEFTMPIGYIYTGYFIKEALTLLILTSLSVATLLYCYSRIFNSTNLSLTRFMMATFKPLLKQFQLNVNGPTCVRILACAWLWFCFTVIVHYEAKLRSVFTLTRICGTLFTDLDGAMDAIEGHGWKMIIQKGGYSPFWYCNPDQCARLRRLQSRDLVQESTDDVMTVLSHDRQFVFSALTDDLAPYPMSIIDDRRRLLFVRDEFMTPQLLAYAIRKGMPTVLRRKLNSAIALTRPSFATIRGRYQKPYERFDGTDKFQQETALTLDHFSVLLEVSSKAYLAAFVIFISELLYFRYGHILQRYVHIGREKINIFISPETEITAKIKAEKCLKSFKYEQSKRVLGNQQ is encoded by the exons ATGACGGGCGGGTCTTCGATTACTGGTGACCGTTACGTTTGCTCCGCCTACAATCAATACTCATTGATAAAATG TGCACGTTTTCGCCTCTCGTACGTGGGACAGGCACGTCAGGACACCGTGCAATCGCGGCTTAACGTTGACCCCCTTCGTTCCACG atgcaTCCCATCTACAATCTTACTGCTGTAGGTTTACGATCGGATTTTCCTTATGTGAATTTGAATTCCAGATGCATACGGATAGACTGTCCATATCCTGGCGCCGAG GTAGAATTTCTGCAAATGGTTTTAAGATTATCTAACGCTACAGCGACGTTAATACCAAGAGAAATGTCAACCGATGAAATGATCAATATG TTAGGCAACGGCACAGCAGATATAACGATTTTCTCTCTTATTCAAAAAcccgaaaggatgaaaaag GTGGAGTTCACGATGCCGATAGGTTATATATACACTGGATACTTCATTAAGGAG gCACTTACTCTCCTAATTCTTACAAGTCTAAGTGTTGCGACTCTTCTTTACTGctattccagaatttttaacAGTACCAATTTGTCGCTAACGAGATTTATGATGGCAACTTTTAAAC CACTTCTAAAGCAATTTCAATTGAACGTTAACGGTCCTACCTGTGTGAGAATTCTCGCATGTGCTTGGCTATGGTTCTGTTTTACAGTAATAGTGCATTACGAG GCAAAATTGCGTAGTGTATTTACATTGACGCGCATTTGTGGGACGTTGTTCACGGACTTGGACGGGGCGATGGATGCAATAGAAGGCCat GGATGGAAGATGATTATCCAGAAAGGAGGTTACTCACCTTTTTGGTACTGCAATCCGGACCAATGTGCGAGATTGCGACGACTTCAGTCAAG GGACTTAGTGCAGGAAAGTACGGACGATGTAATGACCGTGCTCTCTCATGATCGACAATTTGTGTTCAGTGCTCTAACAGACGATCTAGCACCGTATCCAATGTCAATAATTGATGATCGTAGACGATTGCTCTTTGTCAGGGACGAATTTATGACACCACAGTTACTTGCGTATGCCATAAGAAA AGGAATGCCCACTGTTTTGCGAAGGAAACTAAACTCTGCAATTGCTCTGACTCGCCCCAG ttttgcaACAATTCGTGGACGTTATCAAAAACCATACGAACGGTTCGACGGCACTGATAAATTTCAGCAAGAAACTGCGCTTACATTAGACCATTTTAGCGTCTTACTCGAAGTCTCGTCTAAGGCCTACCTTGCTGCATTTGTCATCTTTatatcag AATTGCTCTACTTCCGTTACGGCCACATTCTTCAGCGATATGTTCACATTGGTCGTGAGAAGATTAACATCTTCATTTCACCAGAG aCTGAGATCACAGCGAAAatcaaagcagaaaaatgctTGAAATCCTTCAAATATGAACAATCGAAACGAGTGCTTGGCAATCAGCAGTGa
- a CDS encoding hypothetical protein (NECATOR_CHRII.G8185.T1), whose product MHPIYNLTAVGLRSDFPYVNLNSRCIRIDCPYPGAEVEFLQMVLRLSNATATLIPREMSTDEMINMLGNGTADITIFSLIQKPERMKKVEFTMPIGYIYTGYFIKEVGRMEVMDYILTSFRLPALTLLILTSLSVATLLYCYSRIFNSTNLSLTRFMMATFKPLLKQFQLNVNGPTCVRILACAWLWFCFTVIVHYEAKLRSVFTLTRICGTLFTDLDGAMDAIEGHGWKMIIQKGGYSPFWYCNPDQCARLRRLQSRDLVQESTDDVMTVLSHDRQFVFSALTDDLAPYPMSIIDDRRRLLFVRDEFMTPQLLAYAIRKGMPTVLRRKLNSAIALTRPSFATIRGRYQKPYERVLLEVSSKAYLAAFVIFISELLYFRYGHILQRYVHIGREKINIFISPEVHQIGESFDLASLNNKHKDKEIIEKQTRNEIRKTVSSINLQKFDSSHVDFRKPRSCPF is encoded by the exons atgcaTCCCATCTACAATCTTACTGCTGTAGGTTTACGATCGGATTTTCCTTATGTGAATTTGAATTCCAGATGCATACGGATAGACTGTCCATATCCTGGCGCCGAG GTAGAATTTCTGCAAATGGTTTTAAGATTATCTAACGCTACAGCGACGTTAATACCAAGAGAAATGTCAACCGATGAAATGATCAATATG TTAGGCAACGGCACAGCAGATATAACGATTTTCTCTCTTATTCAAAAAcccgaaaggatgaaaaag GTGGAGTTCACGATGCCGATAGGTTATATATACACTGGATACTTCATTAAGGAGGTAGGTCGAATGGAAGTGATGGATTATATACTTACTTCGTTTCGTCTGCCA gCACTTACTCTCCTAATTCTTACAAGTCTAAGTGTTGCGACTCTTCTTTACTGctattccagaatttttaacAGTACCAATTTGTCGCTAACGAGATTTATGATGGCAACTTTTAAAC CACTTCTAAAGCAATTTCAATTGAACGTTAACGGTCCTACCTGTGTGAGAATTCTCGCATGTGCTTGGCTATGGTTCTGTTTTACAGTAATAGTGCATTACGAG GCAAAATTGCGTAGTGTATTTACATTGACGCGCATTTGTGGGACGTTGTTCACGGACTTGGACGGGGCGATGGATGCAATAGAAGGCCat GGATGGAAGATGATTATCCAGAAAGGAGGTTACTCACCTTTTTGGTACTGCAATCCGGACCAATGTGCGAGATTGCGACGACTTCAGTCAAG GGACTTAGTGCAGGAAAGTACGGACGATGTAATGACCGTGCTCTCTCATGATCGACAATTTGTGTTCAGTGCTCTAACAGACGATCTAGCACCGTATCCAATGTCAATAATTGATGATCGTAGACGATTGCTCTTTGTCAGGGACGAATTTATGACACCACAGTTACTTGCGTATGCCATAAGAAA AGGAATGCCCACTGTTTTGCGAAGGAAACTAAACTCTGCAATTGCTCTGACTCGCCCCAG ttttgcaACAATTCGTGGACGTTATCAAAAACCATACGAACG CGTCTTACTCGAAGTCTCGTCTAAGGCCTACCTTGCTGCATTTGTCATCTTTatatcag AATTGCTCTACTTCCGTTACGGCCACATTCTTCAGCGATATGTTCACATTGGTCGTGAGAAGATTAACATCTTCATTTCACCAGAGGTACACCAGATCGGAGAGAGTTTTGATCTTGCATCACTCAATAACAAacataaagataaagaaattATCGAAAAACAAACTCGCAACGAAATCCGCAAAACAGTCTCGTCAATAAATCTACAAAAATTCGACTCATCTCATGTGGATTTCAGGAAACCTAGATCATGTCCTTTTTGA